The following are encoded in a window of Candidatus Woesearchaeota archaeon genomic DNA:
- a CDS encoding CBS domain-containing protein: MKTGIKVCDAMNRVPISLESSASIRECAKLMADKRLSSIVIVEKRKSIGLVTEKNIVLYAVALDFDLDKTPVKDIIRSNLIVVAPERDIYGALELMRDNNINHLPVVDNKKMVGFITSKDILRLAPHLFDYYSEMIPIKRRLW; encoded by the coding sequence ATGAAAACAGGTATTAAGGTATGTGATGCGATGAATCGGGTGCCTATTAGTTTGGAGTCATCGGCGTCTATTCGTGAATGTGCAAAACTTATGGCTGACAAAAGATTAAGTAGTATTGTAATAGTTGAAAAAAGAAAAAGCATTGGTCTTGTAACTGAAAAAAATATTGTACTTTATGCCGTAGCTCTTGATTTCGATTTAGACAAAACGCCAGTTAAAGATATAATTCGTTCTAATCTTATAGTGGTCGCACCTGAACGCGATATTTATGGCGCTCTTGAATTAATGCGAGATAATAACATTAATCATTTGCCTGTTGTTGATAATAAAAAAATGGTTGGATTCATTACTAGCAAAGATATTCTTAGACTTGCACCGCATTTGTTTGATTATTATTCTGAAATGATTCCTATAAAAAGAAGACTTTGGTAA
- the sucD gene encoding succinate--CoA ligase subunit alpha: MNFKNLNLSKDTKIIVQGITGHHGSFHTELMKEYGTQIIAGVTPGKGGQVIHEIPVYDSVGVALSSNPNHKITWSIIFVPAKFAKDAALEAITAGLNVVVITENIPVYDSIKIINQAKKKNLLVIGPNCPGIIKPGEIKMGIMPSHIFKKGSIGLVSRSGTLTYEIINQLSKHDLGQSLVIGMGGDPVVGADFIDALNFFEKDLSTKQIVLIGEIGGNLEELAAEHIKNNISKPVVAYVVGVSAPQGKKMGHAGAIISGSSGTAKSKIESLKSVGVKVASIPSEIVSLLK; this comes from the coding sequence ATGAATTTTAAAAATTTAAATTTGTCAAAAGACACAAAAATTATTGTTCAGGGAATAACTGGACATCATGGTAGTTTTCATACTGAGTTAATGAAAGAATATGGAACTCAAATTATTGCGGGAGTAACACCTGGTAAGGGTGGTCAAGTAATTCATGAAATTCCAGTTTATGATTCTGTGGGTGTTGCGCTATCATCAAATCCAAATCATAAAATAACTTGGTCAATTATTTTTGTTCCGGCAAAATTTGCAAAAGATGCGGCATTAGAAGCAATTACCGCAGGACTAAATGTTGTGGTGATAACAGAAAATATTCCTGTTTATGATTCTATAAAAATAATTAATCAAGCAAAGAAAAAAAATCTATTAGTAATTGGTCCTAATTGTCCGGGAATAATTAAACCTGGAGAAATTAAAATGGGTATTATGCCTAGTCACATTTTTAAAAAAGGATCTATTGGATTGGTTAGTAGGAGTGGAACGCTAACTTATGAAATTATTAATCAATTATCTAAACATGATTTAGGTCAAAGTTTAGTTATTGGGATGGGGGGAGATCCTGTTGTTGGTGCTGATTTTATTGATGCACTTAATTTTTTTGAAAAAGATCTGAGTACTAAACAAATTGTTTTGATTGGTGAGATTGGTGGAAATTTAGAAGAACTTGCAGCAGAGCATATTAAAAATAATATTTCAAAACCAGTAGTCGCATATGTTGTTGGAGTTTCAGCACCTCAAGGAAAAAAAATGGGTCATGCGGGAGCAATTATTTCTGGTAGTTCTGGAACTGCAAAATCAAAAATAGAATCACTTAAATCAGTTGGTGTTAAAGTGGCATCAATTCCAAGTGAAATTGTTAGTTTGCTAAAATAA
- a CDS encoding glycosyltransferase family 2 protein: MLGFGDILLYVASYFGLFTSIFFIFTLVENWNNLSAPKLPKKLPKVSIMVPACNEEFTLSKTVKSLLELDWPKTKLEILIIDDGSVDKTYEIAQEWAKTDPRVRAFTKPNGGKGTALNFALDYVTGEVVGCLDADSFVEPDCLKKMIGFFNNPKVGAVTPSLKCTIPKTLWQRIQVIEFLLGVYLRKVFSFLGSIHVTPGPFTLFKKSFFDKYGGYDESTVTEDIEISLRLQTHDYIIENAVDANVYAVAMPTFLTMRKQRVRWYRGFLDNMLNYKHLFSAKYGNLGLFILPSAFFSVILAMVVTGYAIFNFTDMWISRFINLYNVNFDIWKLKWFQTDLFYMNQSAMLWIGLLSLAIGIAVMIIVKQMSSEKQNIAGNYVLFIALYLPLFSYWWLESLYCKATKGDVVWRGRKREDIEIENTVLRG, encoded by the coding sequence ATGTTAGGATTCGGAGACATACTATTATACGTTGCATCGTACTTTGGACTATTCACTTCTATCTTTTTTATATTTACATTAGTTGAAAATTGGAATAATCTTTCAGCTCCAAAATTACCGAAAAAATTACCTAAAGTTAGTATTATGGTTCCAGCATGTAATGAAGAATTCACACTTTCTAAAACTGTTAAGTCATTATTAGAACTTGATTGGCCAAAAACTAAATTGGAAATTTTAATTATTGATGATGGTAGTGTTGATAAAACATATGAGATCGCACAAGAATGGGCAAAAACAGATCCTAGAGTAAGAGCGTTCACAAAACCTAATGGTGGAAAAGGAACTGCTCTGAATTTCGCATTAGATTATGTGACTGGTGAAGTTGTTGGTTGTCTTGATGCAGATAGTTTTGTCGAGCCTGATTGTTTAAAAAAAATGATTGGATTTTTTAATAATCCTAAAGTGGGTGCAGTGACACCGTCTTTGAAATGTACTATTCCAAAAACACTTTGGCAACGTATTCAAGTTATTGAATTTTTACTTGGTGTTTATTTAAGAAAAGTTTTTTCATTTCTAGGTTCCATTCATGTAACTCCTGGACCATTTACTTTATTCAAAAAATCTTTCTTTGATAAGTATGGTGGATATGATGAGTCAACAGTTACAGAAGATATTGAGATTTCATTAAGATTACAAACTCATGATTATATTATTGAAAATGCAGTTGATGCAAATGTTTATGCAGTTGCAATGCCAACATTTTTAACTATGCGTAAACAACGTGTTAGGTGGTATCGTGGATTCTTAGATAACATGTTAAATTACAAACATTTGTTTAGTGCAAAATATGGTAACTTAGGATTATTTATTTTACCGAGTGCATTTTTTTCAGTAATTTTAGCAATGGTAGTTACTGGATATGCAATCTTTAATTTTACTGATATGTGGATTTCAAGATTTATAAATTTGTATAATGTTAATTTTGATATTTGGAAACTTAAGTGGTTTCAGACTGATCTTTTTTATATGAATCAATCAGCTATGTTGTGGATTGGTTTACTTTCCTTAGCAATAGGTATTGCAGTTATGATTATAGTTAAACAAATGAGTAGTGAGAAGCAAAATATTGCGGGTAATTATGTTTTATTTATTGCGTTATATCTTCCATTATTTTCTTACTGGTGGCTTGAATCGCTTTATTGTAAGGCAACTAAGGGCGATGTTGTTTGGAGAGGTAGGAAGAGAGAAGATATTGAGATTGAAAATACTGTTCTTAGAGGATAA
- the surE gene encoding 5'/3'-nucleotidase SurE: MYEQKNNDEKRPLILVTNDDGYDAPGILALAKEAQNYGDVVIIAPKQYQSAMGRAITLRKPMTVDETYLGGNQDQTSIRAFIVDGTPASCVIMGLETILNRTPDLVVSGINNGENLAATATMSGTLGAAIEAATYGIPAIAVSLQRPVMYPRDQVDFTTAAKITGGLIEESLKNSGKYGLVNVNIPFDATETTETVDTFQSKQKLHIPKVTQKEGAYFIDLGRDYTKLEPNSDADVVLNQKKVSVMNMDYVFQIK, encoded by the coding sequence ATGTATGAACAAAAAAATAATGATGAAAAAAGACCGTTAATTTTGGTGACTAACGATGATGGTTACGATGCTCCAGGAATTTTAGCATTGGCAAAAGAAGCACAAAATTATGGTGATGTTGTGATAATTGCACCCAAACAATACCAATCTGCGATGGGCAGGGCAATTACTCTGCGAAAACCTATGACTGTTGATGAGACTTATTTAGGGGGAAATCAAGATCAAACATCTATTAGGGCATTTATTGTTGATGGAACTCCTGCAAGTTGCGTTATAATGGGTCTTGAAACAATTCTGAATAGAACTCCTGATTTAGTTGTGTCTGGAATTAATAATGGTGAGAATTTGGCTGCAACTGCAACTATGAGTGGAACTTTGGGTGCTGCAATTGAAGCTGCAACTTATGGTATTCCTGCAATTGCAGTTTCTCTTCAAAGGCCAGTTATGTATCCGAGGGATCAAGTTGATTTTACAACTGCTGCCAAAATTACGGGGGGGTTAATCGAAGAAAGTTTAAAAAATTCTGGTAAGTATGGTTTAGTAAACGTAAACATTCCTTTTGATGCCACAGAAACAACTGAAACTGTCGATACATTTCAAAGTAAACAGAAATTACATATTCCTAAAGTAACTCAAAAAGAAGGTGCTTATTTTATTGATTTGGGTAGGGATTACACAAAACTTGAACCTAATTCTGATGCAGATGTTGTTTTAAATCAAAAGAAAGTATCTGTCATGAATATGGATTATGTTTTTCAAATAAAATAA
- a CDS encoding phosphate uptake regulator PhoU: MERKLVKQGNDKNRSFTTTLPIQWIKNNDLENNLKINLEIIDNKILISSKELKDETTTINAKNIDFILQKIIAEKYKLGLNEILIRFEKIETLDLIRNVVEKELIGFEIFEQTKTKCKICDVTKEGIEKFEKTLERSLHTLSTITDETIKALKEDDRSYLKRLIAKDKDLNKLVFFCERQLNKKSQEYHGKIQFYFFLLERIENIGDTNKGIINFYLDQKNKMQDSTIKVLEEINKRIKEFNKIIFTKQISYEEIKEFFEKLQKTRNKLLQLYSPRNKDIKYLYYMGSMIQFLKGAIRATYTLK; this comes from the coding sequence ATGGAACGAAAATTAGTAAAACAAGGTAATGACAAAAACCGCTCATTTACAACTACTCTTCCAATTCAATGGATAAAAAATAACGATCTAGAAAATAATCTAAAAATCAATCTCGAAATAATAGATAATAAAATACTAATTAGTTCAAAAGAACTCAAAGATGAAACTACAACCATCAATGCGAAAAATATTGATTTCATACTTCAAAAAATCATAGCAGAAAAATACAAACTAGGACTTAATGAAATCTTAATTCGATTTGAAAAAATTGAAACACTTGATCTTATCCGAAACGTTGTTGAAAAAGAATTAATAGGATTTGAAATATTCGAACAAACAAAAACAAAATGCAAAATTTGCGATGTTACCAAAGAAGGAATTGAAAAATTTGAAAAAACATTAGAGCGAAGCTTGCATACTCTTTCAACCATAACTGATGAAACAATAAAAGCTTTGAAAGAAGATGATCGATCTTATTTAAAAAGATTAATTGCAAAAGATAAAGACTTAAACAAACTAGTATTTTTTTGCGAAAGACAACTTAACAAAAAAAGTCAAGAATATCATGGCAAAATTCAATTTTACTTTTTTCTCCTCGAAAGAATAGAAAATATAGGTGACACCAATAAAGGAATAATAAATTTTTATTTAGATCAAAAAAATAAAATGCAAGATTCTACAATTAAAGTATTAGAAGAAATAAATAAAAGAATAAAAGAATTTAATAAAATAATATTTACCAAACAAATTAGTTATGAAGAAATAAAAGAATTTTTTGAAAAACTACAAAAAACTAGAAATAAACTTCTACAATTATATTCTCCACGAAATAAAGATATCAAGTATTTATATTATATGGGAAGCATGATACAATTTTTAAAAGGAGCAATACGCGCAACATACACTTTGAAATAA
- a CDS encoding amino acid permease — protein sequence MAELKKVLSFPVILLITINSIMGTGIFFLPALGAKNAGPASLFSWLILSFIAIYFSMVFAELCSMFPKAGGVYEFCKQAFGRFPSFIIGWVTILAGNITIAMLIVGAIQYLLPIPATIVKLSICLLFIFIFNFIAYKGMKTSAVMLVTFALITIGTLLALIVPNLLKFNPGNFDPMFVFPISTLFITIFFIAETFFGWETATFLAEETKNPEKVMPRALIGGTVIIAIICLLFVISSLGAINWKIFGASTTPLSDLASVHFGSIGNSIFTILVYLSIIGSVAGWIVSAPRLIMALTRDKLFPPQFKSIHPVYNTPYKAIIFQTILTSILVVVGFGSYQLLLVLLLPMALLLYSAVALSLIILRYKQPDTPRPFKMPFGKSGSVALIIFSLGLIGTWLFVEHGSFGILKLGLSFVAIGIPIYFLIEMYYDPHAIMIVNDLLAYFALWTENLAFPKRRQNEILTLLGDVKGKRVLEYGCGVGTVTMTLANLVGKKGKVFAVDISKKNLKIARKRFDSAGHDHVITIHDPHYDKVHHSVPSPVDSVISVGALGYTQKVRTVLKHLNRRLRKDGKIVFVDFDKFFDIIPNIDWIGDDQKVFKLFEDCGFDIQVVRKQGFAWQYVFIYGKKKRNA from the coding sequence CTAATAACCATAAATTCAATAATGGGTACAGGAATATTTTTCTTACCTGCCCTCGGTGCAAAAAATGCAGGACCTGCATCACTATTTTCTTGGTTAATATTATCATTTATTGCAATATATTTCTCAATGGTATTTGCAGAACTATGCAGCATGTTTCCAAAAGCAGGAGGAGTTTATGAATTTTGCAAACAAGCATTTGGAAGATTTCCCTCATTCATAATTGGGTGGGTAACAATTCTTGCAGGAAATATAACCATTGCCATGCTAATAGTTGGCGCAATACAATACTTATTACCAATACCTGCAACAATAGTTAAATTATCAATTTGTTTATTGTTCATATTTATTTTTAATTTTATTGCATACAAAGGAATGAAAACGAGTGCTGTTATGTTAGTTACATTTGCATTAATAACTATTGGAACATTACTTGCATTAATTGTTCCAAACTTGTTAAAATTTAATCCAGGAAATTTTGATCCAATGTTCGTGTTCCCAATCTCAACATTATTCATAACAATTTTCTTTATTGCAGAAACATTCTTCGGATGGGAAACTGCAACGTTCCTTGCGGAAGAAACAAAAAATCCAGAAAAAGTAATGCCTCGCGCACTTATTGGCGGAACAGTAATTATCGCAATCATTTGTTTATTATTTGTAATATCTTCACTTGGCGCAATAAATTGGAAAATATTTGGAGCATCAACAACTCCACTTTCAGACTTAGCATCAGTACATTTTGGTTCAATCGGAAATAGCATATTTACAATACTTGTTTACTTATCAATAATTGGATCAGTTGCAGGCTGGATTGTTTCAGCACCTCGACTTATCATGGCATTAACTCGAGATAAATTATTTCCCCCACAATTTAAATCAATACATCCAGTTTACAACACACCATACAAAGCAATCATTTTTCAGACAATTCTCACATCAATACTTGTCGTTGTAGGATTTGGATCATATCAATTATTACTAGTACTATTATTACCAATGGCACTACTACTTTACTCAGCAGTCGCATTAAGTTTAATTATTTTAAGATACAAACAACCAGATACTCCTCGACCATTTAAAATGCCATTTGGAAAATCTGGTTCAGTCGCCTTAATCATTTTTAGTTTAGGACTTATTGGAACTTGGCTATTTGTAGAACACGGATCTTTTGGAATATTAAAATTAGGACTGTCTTTTGTTGCGATAGGAATACCAATTTATTTTTTAATTGAAATGTATTATGATCCTCACGCAATAATGATAGTTAATGATCTACTTGCATACTTCGCACTGTGGACCGAAAATTTGGCATTCCCTAAACGTAGACAAAATGAAATACTAACTTTACTTGGAGACGTAAAAGGAAAAAGAGTTTTAGAATATGGTTGTGGAGTTGGAACCGTCACCATGACTCTTGCAAATCTTGTTGGAAAAAAAGGAAAAGTATTTGCAGTCGATATTTCTAAAAAAAATCTTAAAATTGCTAGAAAAAGATTTGATAGTGCAGGACACGATCATGTTATCACAATTCACGATCCACATTATGATAAAGTACATCATAGCGTACCATCCCCAGTTGATTCAGTAATTAGTGTTGGTGCACTTGGATACACACAAAAAGTTCGAACAGTACTTAAACATCTTAATCGTCGTTTAAGAAAAGATGGAAAAATTGTTTTTGTAGATTTTGATAAATTCTTTGATATCATCCCCAACATTGATTGGATTGGAGATGATCAAAAAGTATTCAAATTATTTGAAGATTGCGGATTTGATATTCAAGTTGTAAGAAAACAAGGATTTGCTTGGCAATATGTTTTTATTTATGGTAAGAAAAAAAGAAATGCATAA